A genomic stretch from Chitinophaga agri includes:
- a CDS encoding amylo-alpha-1,6-glucosidase translates to MIYDCFHAPLMQDLNFSATREYLVAAPSGAWAASTISGCNTRKYHGLMVAPQAFADGDNYVLLSSLDETIIYENNTHPLYFHYYAGATPQAQPNLVAFAANPLPQWWYQIQDNTILKELLMDKNGALMIRYTHLAGTTPLRLQLRPMLAFRNMHCLTHANTVADIQVNRVSKGIGMKLYEGYSKLFMQTTDGKFQPEGYWYFNIEYPREQDRGYEFREDLYSPGFFDMTLSPGKTVVFSAGFQVQSMSVIRKRFSQLHNTVARPYTLKEHLLQAAEQFIANGKVKAGYYWFNSWGRDACISLPGLTLATGKTHLFKEIMNSYTTQIRKGLLPNNGYCDNALYNTADASLWLIWALQQYAERTHSWKEIWHEYGQILTDMLSAYRDGTLYNIHMDADRLIIAGTTNTALTWMDAIVHGSPVTPRNGKAVEINALWYNAVCFCLKVAFYAKDASFTDTWESYPEEIAQSFANAFWSNEKRYLADCVFADNKDWSVRPNQLFAVSLPFSPLSPSQRRDVINRIRMDLLTTRGLRTLAPSDPSYIASYTGDQVSRDRAYHQGTVWPWLLGHFTEALLKTDGPVALPFLEKIYDGFTYALDEYCLNTIAEIFDGDFPHTARGAVAQAWSVAELLRMGELISGFKYKPSVNITIHHQHETSLTWTQPETNT, encoded by the coding sequence ATGATTTACGATTGCTTTCATGCGCCACTCATGCAGGACCTGAACTTCTCAGCAACCAGGGAATACCTGGTTGCTGCTCCTTCAGGCGCATGGGCTGCGAGTACCATTTCCGGATGCAACACCAGGAAATATCATGGACTGATGGTAGCGCCGCAGGCTTTCGCGGACGGAGATAACTATGTACTGCTATCTTCACTGGATGAAACCATCATATACGAAAACAACACACACCCATTATACTTTCATTACTATGCAGGTGCAACCCCGCAGGCGCAACCTAACCTGGTCGCATTTGCCGCAAACCCTCTTCCTCAATGGTGGTACCAGATTCAGGATAATACTATCCTGAAGGAACTGCTGATGGACAAAAACGGCGCATTGATGATCCGCTATACACACCTTGCCGGAACAACACCACTAAGATTGCAGTTAAGACCCATGCTGGCTTTCAGGAATATGCACTGTCTTACGCACGCCAATACAGTAGCCGACATACAGGTTAACCGCGTCTCCAAAGGCATCGGCATGAAGCTATATGAGGGCTATAGTAAACTCTTTATGCAAACCACGGACGGAAAGTTTCAGCCGGAGGGATACTGGTATTTTAATATTGAATATCCCCGCGAACAGGACCGTGGATATGAATTCCGCGAAGACCTTTACTCACCCGGCTTTTTTGATATGACGCTCTCCCCCGGAAAGACAGTGGTCTTCTCTGCCGGCTTTCAGGTCCAGTCTATGTCCGTCATCCGTAAGCGTTTCAGCCAGTTACACAACACAGTGGCCAGGCCATATACATTAAAAGAACATCTGCTGCAGGCTGCGGAACAATTCATCGCCAACGGTAAGGTCAAAGCTGGATACTACTGGTTTAACAGCTGGGGACGAGACGCCTGCATCTCACTGCCCGGACTAACCCTGGCCACCGGAAAGACGCACCTGTTCAAAGAAATAATGAACAGCTATACTACGCAGATCAGAAAAGGGCTCCTACCCAACAATGGCTATTGTGACAATGCCCTGTACAATACGGCAGACGCATCGCTGTGGTTAATATGGGCCCTGCAGCAATATGCAGAAAGGACACATTCCTGGAAAGAGATCTGGCATGAATACGGGCAGATCCTGACGGACATGCTGTCGGCCTACAGAGACGGCACCCTTTATAACATACACATGGATGCTGATAGGCTGATCATAGCCGGCACAACGAATACTGCACTTACCTGGATGGACGCCATCGTGCACGGATCGCCCGTCACACCACGTAACGGCAAGGCAGTCGAAATTAACGCATTATGGTACAATGCGGTGTGTTTCTGCCTGAAAGTGGCCTTCTATGCAAAGGACGCTTCCTTCACAGATACCTGGGAATCATATCCGGAGGAAATTGCCCAATCCTTCGCCAATGCATTCTGGAGCAACGAAAAAAGATATCTCGCCGACTGTGTATTTGCTGACAACAAGGACTGGTCCGTAAGACCCAACCAGTTGTTCGCAGTATCACTGCCTTTCTCCCCGCTGTCACCATCACAACGACGCGATGTTATAAACAGGATCAGGATGGACCTTCTCACTACCAGAGGATTGAGAACACTGGCGCCGTCCGACCCATCCTATATCGCTTCCTATACAGGAGATCAGGTATCCAGGGACAGGGCTTACCATCAGGGTACCGTCTGGCCATGGTTACTGGGGCACTTTACAGAAGCCCTGCTCAAGACAGACGGACCAGTGGCCTTGCCATTCCTTGAGAAGATCTATGACGGATTTACCTATGCGCTCGATGAGTATTGCCTGAACACCATCGCGGAAATATTTGACGGCGACTTTCCTCATACCGCCCGTGGAGCAGTTGCCCAGGCATGGAGTGTCGCGGAACTGCTGAGAATGGGCGAATTAATTTCCGGGTTTAAATACAAACCATCCGTCAATATTACTATTCATCACCAACATGAAACATCACTGACATGGACACAGCCGGAAACGAATACCTGA
- a CDS encoding Hsp20/alpha crystallin family protein, whose amino-acid sequence MSTNLAKTSPLFPAFFDDMFKPWKDLFDTNGGRSWTATVPAVNVTEEKDAFKLSLAAPGMRKEDFNVDVEGDMLTISAEKEEKKESSDEKVSREEYNYSSFSRSFRLPETVKRDSIGALYQDGVLKVTLPKKEEARKNGETKKIDVH is encoded by the coding sequence ATGTCTACGAATTTAGCAAAAACAAGCCCACTGTTCCCCGCATTTTTTGACGATATGTTTAAACCCTGGAAAGATCTTTTTGATACCAATGGTGGCCGCTCATGGACAGCGACCGTACCCGCCGTCAATGTAACGGAAGAGAAGGATGCCTTTAAGCTGTCACTGGCCGCTCCGGGTATGCGCAAAGAAGACTTCAATGTGGATGTGGAGGGAGATATGCTCACTATCAGTGCTGAAAAGGAAGAAAAGAAGGAATCCAGCGACGAGAAGGTGAGCAGGGAGGAATATAATTACTCCAGCTTTAGCCGTAGTTTCCGTCTTCCTGAGACGGTAAAGCGGGATAGTATTGGCGCCCTCTATCAGGATGGCGTGTTGAAAGTCACGCTGCCTAAAAAAGAAGAGGCCCGTAAAAACGGAGAGACAAAGAAAATTGATGTGCATTGA
- the glgP gene encoding alpha-glucan family phosphorylase gives MDTAGNEYLTPDHLFEISWEVCNKVGGIHTVVSTKAGILQENLKDRYILIGPDLLNGNGQAASFTEDRSLFPVWRDKMAAEGWRIKTGRWNIPGTPLVILVDFTSLYPSKDDILAHLWNTYRLDSLSGQWDYIDPALFGYAAGQIIESLYQPHINASEHIVAQFHEWMTGTGILYLEEHAPQIATIFTTHATVLGRTLSGAGQPLSGHGSPASVAASYNVTSKHSLEQSAASIADCFTCVSETTARECKSFLGRYPDFITPNGFDLALATNLEQQRHTARRTLLTAAGRVMQQTLPDDCLLVLKSGRYEFHNKGIDVFIEALAALKTQTLPRTVIAFIFIPAANTGHINEHAVPGFGDHLLTHYLYAPDKDAIFRSLQEKQLNNTPDDRVKVIYAPVYLNGNDGIFNLSYYELLPGFDLAIFPSCYEPWGYPPLESLAFHVPALTTSLSGFGQAASELPAETRMAITILDRSNVHDTALNISAHIMSFLQRSPAMVNDLRENAGMIAAHFRWETLLEKYLEAYNFALHKSRKREGLYHDKPQATPLQIQTNNNASATWHEINISASFPSALAPLLRLSKNLWWSWHSDAGALFQQIDPMLWEQCREDPLRMLHNLSYEQLDALTRNHDFLNDMRQQEKAFDLYMHTPQQDGPNVAYFCMEYAIHAACRIYSGGLGVLAGDFLKTASDMGVRCIGIGLFYRHGYFRQQFSDDGKQIASPEHLDPSHLPFEQVRDAKGDQLFLHFSFPGRTVYAQVWKMQIGKVPLYLIDTDVSKNTAADRQITSRLYPSDKELRLQQEIILGMGGIRLLTALGVTTDVYHCNEGHAGFMAIERIAQLILQHQLSLESAYEVVKASQLFTTHTSVPAAMDSFPETMLRPYFSSLTASCYISWQEFMALGSKDTRQPQEDFSMFYLAARTAQEINAVSRKHRDVSGKLLQSVWPDYQTAELPVSYVTNGIHLPSWLAPEWKTILAGCGIDMTTGKGDWEHIQHIPEEKVWSVRQQIKKRNIAAIRQLLMKQLAQHHSSPEKVAGVMALLQPDTMFIGFARRFTPYKRSTLLFHHWEQLKKILDDQRPVVFLFSGKAHPDDAAGLNMLQQVINHTENPHILFLEDYDLDISRLLVQGTDLWLNLPVRNREACGTSGMKALMNGVLQFSTPDGWWAEHYDAASGWALTYEYLYKEEEKQNEIDAAQVYSMLYHEIIPLFFRRNEKGIPSEWVQKIKNGIALSGQALCMNRMMEQYGQYYKKLAERGLIMRNNNYACARSLAVWKEKVRDCWDNVHIVNVGQDKSVPFTATAGGKMPVSVVADIGSLTVDDIGAEVLFTPKHGSQARFFKQELLACCQHGQELTLAADIPLRLSGEYNYTFRLYAKNHFLLYHTDMPFIKWA, from the coding sequence ATGGACACAGCCGGAAACGAATACCTGACCCCGGATCACCTGTTCGAAATAAGCTGGGAAGTATGTAACAAGGTCGGAGGCATCCATACCGTTGTGAGCACAAAAGCCGGCATCCTCCAGGAAAACCTGAAGGATCGTTATATACTTATCGGTCCGGACCTACTGAACGGGAATGGACAGGCGGCTTCTTTTACAGAAGACAGATCCCTCTTTCCGGTATGGCGGGACAAGATGGCCGCCGAAGGCTGGAGGATCAAAACAGGCCGCTGGAATATTCCCGGAACACCGCTGGTCATCCTCGTTGATTTTACCAGTTTATATCCCAGTAAAGACGATATACTGGCACACCTCTGGAATACCTATCGCCTGGATTCCCTGTCTGGCCAGTGGGACTACATTGACCCGGCCCTTTTCGGCTATGCCGCAGGGCAGATCATCGAAAGCCTGTACCAGCCACATATAAATGCCAGTGAGCATATCGTCGCCCAGTTCCATGAATGGATGACCGGCACAGGCATCCTCTACCTGGAAGAGCATGCACCGCAGATAGCGACCATATTTACGACACACGCCACGGTACTGGGAAGAACACTGTCAGGTGCCGGACAGCCGCTATCTGGCCACGGTAGCCCCGCTTCCGTAGCTGCCAGCTATAATGTGACCTCCAAACATTCCCTGGAACAGTCAGCCGCATCCATCGCTGACTGTTTTACCTGCGTCAGCGAAACCACCGCCAGAGAGTGCAAATCCTTTCTGGGAAGATATCCGGACTTTATAACACCCAATGGATTTGACCTGGCACTGGCTACCAACCTGGAACAACAACGGCACACAGCGCGGCGCACGCTCCTAACGGCCGCTGGTCGTGTCATGCAGCAAACATTGCCGGATGACTGTCTGCTGGTCTTAAAAAGCGGACGATATGAATTCCATAATAAGGGAATAGATGTCTTCATTGAGGCACTGGCAGCGTTAAAAACGCAGACACTGCCGCGGACGGTGATCGCCTTTATCTTCATCCCTGCTGCCAATACCGGGCATATCAACGAACATGCTGTACCAGGTTTCGGAGATCACCTCCTGACCCATTACCTCTATGCACCTGATAAAGATGCTATCTTCAGGAGCCTGCAGGAAAAACAACTGAACAATACACCAGATGACCGGGTAAAAGTGATCTATGCGCCCGTTTACCTGAACGGTAACGACGGTATTTTCAATCTCAGCTACTACGAATTGCTGCCCGGTTTTGACCTTGCCATATTCCCTTCCTGCTATGAGCCATGGGGCTACCCCCCCCTCGAATCACTCGCCTTTCACGTTCCTGCACTGACCACTTCCCTTTCCGGATTCGGACAGGCCGCCAGCGAACTGCCTGCCGAAACCAGGATGGCGATCACTATCCTGGACCGCAGTAATGTGCACGATACAGCATTGAATATTTCAGCGCATATCATGTCATTCCTGCAACGATCACCGGCTATGGTCAACGACCTGCGTGAAAATGCCGGCATGATCGCCGCTCATTTCCGCTGGGAAACATTGCTGGAAAAATACCTGGAAGCCTACAACTTTGCCCTGCATAAAAGCAGGAAGCGGGAAGGACTGTACCATGACAAGCCACAGGCCACCCCTCTGCAAATACAGACGAATAACAACGCCAGCGCCACATGGCATGAAATCAATATCTCAGCGTCCTTTCCATCAGCGCTTGCACCGTTGTTAAGACTCAGTAAAAACCTCTGGTGGAGCTGGCATTCCGACGCCGGTGCACTGTTTCAGCAAATTGATCCAATGCTGTGGGAACAATGCCGGGAAGATCCCCTCCGGATGCTACACAACCTGAGCTATGAGCAACTGGATGCACTGACCCGGAACCATGATTTCCTGAACGATATGCGGCAACAGGAAAAGGCCTTCGATCTGTATATGCATACGCCACAACAGGACGGCCCCAATGTCGCCTATTTCTGCATGGAGTACGCCATCCATGCAGCCTGCAGGATCTATTCGGGCGGGCTGGGCGTACTGGCGGGAGATTTCCTCAAGACCGCCAGTGACATGGGCGTACGATGTATCGGTATCGGGCTGTTCTATCGCCATGGGTACTTCCGGCAGCAATTTTCCGATGACGGAAAACAGATCGCCTCCCCGGAACACCTCGATCCCTCCCATCTCCCGTTTGAACAGGTGAGAGATGCGAAAGGCGATCAGCTGTTCCTGCACTTCAGTTTTCCCGGGCGAACAGTCTACGCGCAGGTATGGAAAATGCAGATTGGAAAAGTACCCCTGTACCTGATCGATACAGATGTATCAAAAAATACAGCCGCCGACAGGCAGATCACCTCAAGGCTCTATCCGTCAGATAAAGAACTCCGGTTACAACAGGAGATCATTCTTGGAATGGGTGGTATCAGGCTGCTGACCGCTTTAGGTGTGACCACTGATGTCTACCATTGTAACGAAGGCCATGCCGGATTCATGGCCATAGAACGTATAGCACAACTCATACTACAGCACCAGCTCTCACTGGAAAGTGCCTATGAAGTGGTGAAAGCATCACAGCTGTTCACCACACATACATCTGTTCCGGCAGCAATGGATTCCTTTCCCGAAACGATGCTACGCCCCTACTTTTCCAGTCTGACAGCTTCCTGTTATATCAGCTGGCAGGAGTTCATGGCGCTTGGCAGCAAAGATACACGACAGCCACAGGAAGACTTTTCCATGTTTTATCTCGCGGCCAGAACAGCACAGGAGATCAATGCCGTCAGCCGTAAACACCGCGACGTTTCCGGTAAATTACTCCAGTCAGTATGGCCTGACTACCAAACGGCAGAACTGCCTGTCAGTTATGTCACTAACGGTATACATCTTCCCTCCTGGTTAGCACCGGAATGGAAAACTATTCTTGCCGGATGCGGTATTGATATGACGACGGGCAAAGGTGACTGGGAACATATCCAGCACATCCCAGAAGAAAAGGTCTGGTCTGTCAGGCAACAGATAAAGAAGAGGAATATTGCAGCCATCAGACAGCTGCTAATGAAACAACTGGCACAACACCATTCCTCCCCTGAAAAAGTAGCGGGTGTTATGGCACTGCTTCAGCCTGATACGATGTTTATCGGATTTGCGCGCAGGTTTACACCGTATAAAAGGTCTACATTACTATTTCACCACTGGGAACAACTTAAAAAAATACTCGATGACCAACGGCCGGTTGTGTTCCTTTTTTCTGGTAAAGCACACCCGGATGATGCAGCCGGTCTGAACATGCTGCAACAGGTGATCAACCATACAGAAAATCCGCATATCCTTTTCCTGGAAGACTATGACCTCGACATCTCGCGGCTACTTGTGCAGGGCACAGATCTCTGGTTAAATCTGCCCGTGAGGAACAGGGAAGCATGTGGCACCAGTGGCATGAAAGCACTGATGAACGGCGTACTCCAGTTCAGTACACCTGATGGATGGTGGGCAGAACATTATGATGCAGCATCCGGCTGGGCATTGACATATGAATACCTCTACAAAGAAGAAGAAAAGCAGAACGAGATAGATGCTGCACAGGTATATAGTATGCTGTATCATGAGATCATTCCGCTATTTTTCAGGCGCAATGAAAAAGGTATCCCATCTGAGTGGGTACAGAAAATAAAAAATGGTATCGCGCTTTCGGGTCAGGCGCTGTGCATGAACCGTATGATGGAGCAGTACGGCCAGTATTACAAAAAACTGGCAGAACGCGGACTGATCATGAGGAACAATAACTACGCGTGTGCCAGGTCGCTCGCCGTATGGAAGGAAAAGGTCCGCGACTGCTGGGACAACGTCCACATCGTCAATGTAGGCCAGGATAAAAGCGTACCATTCACCGCAACAGCAGGCGGCAAAATGCCCGTTTCCGTCGTGGCTGACATAGGATCGCTTACTGTAGATGACATCGGAGCAGAAGTACTCTTTACGCCTAAACATGGCAGCCAGGCGCGTTTCTTCAAACAGGAATTACTGGCCTGCTGCCAGCATGGACAGGAACTGACGCTCGCTGCCGACATTCCGCTCCGGCTCAGCGGAGAGTATAATTATACCTTCCGGCTCTATGCAAAGAATCACTTTCTTCTCTACCATACTGACATGCCCTTTATAAAATGGGCATGA
- a CDS encoding BON domain-containing protein — translation MKTDLQLQQDVQDELFWDPTLESSEIGVSVNDGVVTLSGTVNSYTKKLAAEKAAKRVKDVKAVAMEIDIHFFNGEGKTDLDIAHAALNALSWSTVVPKDRVTIKVEDAWITLEGELEWQYQKQAAENLTKDLLGVKGITNLIRLKPAPAQNVVKETIKKALERSAEVEASSINIITEGHRVTLRGKVRSWGERREVENAVWSTPGVTDVKDELVIAP, via the coding sequence ATGAAAACAGATCTGCAACTACAGCAGGATGTACAGGACGAACTGTTCTGGGATCCAACCCTGGAATCATCGGAGATCGGCGTGTCTGTCAATGACGGTGTCGTAACGCTCAGCGGTACTGTCAATAGCTATACCAAAAAACTCGCCGCTGAAAAAGCCGCCAAACGTGTCAAAGACGTGAAAGCAGTAGCAATGGAAATAGATATCCATTTTTTTAATGGCGAAGGAAAAACTGATCTTGACATTGCACATGCAGCCCTCAATGCGTTATCCTGGAGCACTGTTGTCCCCAAAGACAGGGTGACCATCAAGGTAGAAGATGCATGGATTACACTGGAAGGTGAACTGGAATGGCAGTATCAGAAACAGGCCGCTGAAAATCTCACAAAAGACCTGCTGGGAGTCAAAGGTATTACCAACCTGATACGCCTCAAACCAGCACCGGCTCAAAATGTTGTGAAAGAAACCATTAAAAAGGCGCTGGAACGGAGTGCGGAAGTGGAAGCCTCCTCTATTAACATCATTACGGAAGGTCATCGTGTAACGCTGAGAGGAAAGGTACGCTCCTGGGGAGAACGACGCGAAGTAGAGAATGCGGTATGGTCTACACCCGGTGTGACTGACGTAAAAGACGAACTTGTCATTGCACCTTAA
- a CDS encoding response regulator produces the protein MTTILLIEDNADVRENTAEILELANYKVLTAADGKSGVQLAEAHKPELIICDLTMPGLDGFGVLHLIGKKPDLRTVPFIFLTARTERSDIRKGMDMGADDYITKPFDPVELLNSIESRLKKAATLKETSLQGINGVDSLLNMVSAEQSISALKEGRNIMKHKKKQCVYQEGNHPSCLFYIIKGKVKAYKRNDEGKELITGLYSTGDFFGYAPLLEDTTYKENAETMDDTELAIIPRKDFDELTGSNPQVVQRFIKLLANNIAEKETLLLGIAYNSLRKKVADAILSVCRKYNPSGIDGFGIDISRENLAAVAGVAKESLIRTVGDFRNEKLLDIKEGFIYVTNARKLADLSN, from the coding sequence ATGACTACGATTTTACTCATCGAGGATAATGCTGACGTAAGGGAGAACACCGCTGAGATACTGGAGCTTGCCAACTATAAAGTACTGACCGCTGCGGATGGGAAATCCGGAGTGCAACTGGCGGAAGCGCACAAACCCGAACTAATTATCTGCGATCTGACCATGCCGGGACTGGATGGATTCGGGGTCCTGCACCTGATTGGCAAAAAGCCGGACCTCAGAACGGTCCCTTTCATCTTTCTTACCGCGCGGACAGAACGGTCCGATATCCGGAAAGGAATGGACATGGGAGCAGACGATTACATCACCAAGCCCTTTGACCCGGTAGAATTACTCAATTCCATAGAAAGCAGACTGAAAAAAGCAGCCACCCTGAAAGAAACCTCTCTGCAGGGCATTAACGGCGTAGACTCCCTGCTCAATATGGTATCTGCAGAGCAGTCCATTAGCGCCCTGAAAGAAGGTCGCAATATCATGAAGCACAAAAAGAAACAGTGCGTGTACCAGGAAGGCAATCATCCGTCCTGCCTGTTTTATATCATTAAGGGAAAAGTGAAAGCCTATAAAAGAAATGATGAAGGAAAAGAACTCATAACAGGCCTCTACAGCACCGGCGACTTCTTTGGTTATGCGCCGCTGCTGGAAGATACGACCTATAAAGAAAATGCCGAAACAATGGACGATACGGAACTCGCCATTATACCCCGGAAGGACTTCGACGAGCTGACAGGCTCAAACCCACAGGTAGTGCAGCGCTTTATTAAATTACTTGCCAATAATATTGCAGAGAAGGAAACACTGCTCCTGGGCATTGCCTATAATTCATTGCGTAAGAAAGTAGCAGACGCGATCCTCAGCGTCTGCAGAAAATATAACCCTTCCGGCATAGATGGATTCGGTATTGACATCAGCAGGGAAAACCTGGCAGCCGTTGCCGGCGTTGCCAAGGAGTCCCTGATAAGAACAGTAGGCGACTTCAGAAATGAGAAACTCCTCGATATCAAAGAAGGTTTCATTTATGTCACGAACGCCCGGAAACTTGCAGATCTCTCCAATTAA
- a CDS encoding site-2 protease family protein translates to MKPTFTLRAGSISIGIHWTLLTLIGWILIIDGLSGKTPMHTLWTLLALAGIFVSVILHELGHMLMARYFGIPVTDIVLLPIGGAIKLKRQPVNPRQEILISLSGPVVSLLIGLIMIPFLPDARPIWKAIPLFMRSGGVNFLFLMHAVNLLIALINMIPAFPMDGGRILRGILEIFTAPMKATSIAIWVGRIVALLFIVSGMLNMNVLLIATGIFLLLQGTFEKRDALIRAGLSGIALRDMLVHDYRVIPAGMSLREALVPLTDYRQPYFVIVDGSRPVGVISRVTMLNHIDRRNIDRAVIDLLEESHPALDISLSAVAAWDELPAETDLIVPVTSNGELTGVISRDAVLEYLMLHEQGAALEEVYG, encoded by the coding sequence ATGAAACCGACCTTCACACTTAGGGCAGGTAGTATCAGTATCGGCATACACTGGACGTTGCTCACGCTGATCGGGTGGATATTGATCATTGACGGGTTATCAGGCAAGACCCCGATGCATACCTTATGGACGTTGCTGGCACTGGCCGGTATTTTTGTATCCGTTATACTACATGAACTTGGACATATGCTGATGGCCAGGTATTTTGGAATTCCGGTCACAGATATTGTACTGCTACCAATCGGTGGGGCCATAAAACTTAAAAGGCAACCTGTTAATCCCCGTCAGGAGATCCTGATCAGTCTGAGCGGACCGGTGGTAAGTCTGCTGATTGGACTGATCATGATACCGTTCCTTCCTGACGCACGTCCTATCTGGAAGGCAATACCGCTGTTTATGCGGTCAGGAGGTGTAAATTTTCTGTTCCTGATGCACGCCGTCAATCTGTTGATCGCCCTGATAAATATGATCCCTGCTTTTCCTATGGATGGGGGGCGTATACTCAGGGGAATACTCGAAATATTTACGGCACCAATGAAAGCTACCAGTATCGCTATATGGGTAGGACGTATTGTCGCTCTGCTGTTCATTGTTTCTGGGATGCTGAATATGAATGTCCTGCTGATAGCGACAGGAATATTTTTGTTGTTGCAGGGAACTTTTGAAAAACGTGATGCCCTTATCCGGGCGGGTTTATCCGGGATCGCATTACGGGATATGCTTGTGCATGACTATCGTGTTATCCCGGCGGGCATGTCGCTGAGAGAGGCGCTTGTGCCGTTAACAGATTACCGTCAGCCGTATTTCGTCATCGTTGATGGAAGCAGACCGGTAGGCGTGATCAGTCGTGTAACAATGCTGAATCATATTGACAGGCGTAATATTGACCGGGCTGTTATTGACCTGCTGGAAGAAAGTCATCCGGCACTCGATATCAGTTTATCTGCGGTGGCTGCCTGGGATGAACTGCCGGCAGAAACAGACCTGATTGTTCCGGTCACCTCAAACGGTGAGCTTACAGGTGTGATAAGCCGCGATGCGGTGCTGGAATATCTGATGCTGCATGAGCAGGGCGCTGCCCTGGAAGAAGTATATGGCTAG